In one Bacillus sp. PK3_68 genomic region, the following are encoded:
- the uvrB gene encoding excinuclease ABC subunit UvrB produces the protein MKNQFEIVSKYSPQGDQPGAIAELVSGIKEGKKHQTLLGATGTGKTFTISNVIKEVNKPTLVIAHNKTLAGQLYSEFKEFFPNNAVEYFVSYYDYYQPEAYVPQTDTFIEKDASINDEIDKLRHSATSSLFERNDVIIIASVSCIYGLGSPEEYRDLVISLRNGMEIERNQLLRKLVDVQYERNDIDFKRGTFRVRGDVVEIFPASRDEHCIRVEFFGDEIDRIREVDALTGEIMGDREHVAIFPASHFVTREEKMKIAIGNIEKELEEQLAILRSENKLLEAQRLEQRTRYDLEMMREMGFCSGIENYSRHLTLRPPGSTPYTLLDYFPDDFLIVVDESHVTLPQIRGMFNGDQARKQVLVDHGFRLPSAKDNRPLKFEEFEDHVNQIVYVSATPGPYEIEHTPHMTEQIIRPTGLLDPTVDVRPIEGQIDDLLNEINERTARNERVLVTTLTKKMSEDLTDYLKEIGIKVQYLHSEIKTLERIEIIRDLRLGKFDVLVGINLLREGLDIPEVSLVAILDADKEGFLRSERSLIQTMGRAARNAGGHVIMYADKVTDSMAKAIEETKRRREIQQTYNEEHGITPQTIQKDIRDVIRATHAAEEVESYETAASKKKLTPQERNRLIANMESEMKAAAKALDFELAAQLRDALLELKSEG, from the coding sequence GTGAAAAACCAATTTGAAATTGTGTCTAAATACAGTCCGCAAGGGGACCAGCCAGGAGCTATCGCCGAGCTTGTTTCAGGGATAAAAGAAGGGAAAAAACATCAAACGCTGCTTGGAGCGACAGGAACCGGGAAAACTTTTACGATCTCTAATGTAATCAAAGAAGTAAATAAGCCGACACTTGTCATTGCCCACAATAAAACACTTGCCGGCCAGTTGTATAGTGAATTCAAGGAATTTTTTCCGAATAATGCTGTTGAATATTTTGTCAGCTACTATGATTATTACCAGCCGGAAGCCTATGTTCCGCAGACGGATACGTTTATTGAAAAGGATGCGAGCATCAATGACGAGATTGATAAGCTTCGCCACTCAGCAACTTCGTCATTATTTGAACGGAATGATGTCATCATCATTGCCAGTGTATCATGCATTTACGGTTTGGGTTCTCCAGAAGAGTATCGGGATCTTGTCATTTCGTTGCGTAATGGAATGGAGATTGAACGCAATCAGCTGCTGCGCAAGCTCGTTGATGTGCAATATGAACGGAATGACATTGATTTCAAGCGCGGAACATTCCGCGTTCGCGGAGATGTTGTGGAAATTTTTCCTGCCTCCCGAGATGAGCATTGTATCCGCGTGGAATTTTTTGGAGATGAAATTGACCGGATCCGTGAAGTGGATGCATTGACAGGAGAAATCATGGGTGACCGTGAACATGTAGCCATTTTTCCGGCGTCTCACTTCGTTACGCGGGAAGAAAAAATGAAAATAGCGATTGGCAATATCGAAAAAGAGTTGGAAGAGCAACTCGCTATTTTGCGTTCAGAAAATAAATTGCTTGAAGCACAGCGGCTTGAGCAGCGCACACGCTATGATTTGGAAATGATGCGCGAGATGGGTTTTTGCTCGGGGATTGAGAATTATTCCCGCCACTTAACTTTGCGGCCCCCTGGTTCTACGCCTTATACGCTTCTTGATTACTTTCCAGATGACTTTTTAATTGTTGTCGATGAGTCGCACGTTACTCTTCCGCAAATCCGCGGTATGTTCAATGGTGACCAGGCGCGTAAGCAGGTGCTTGTCGATCACGGTTTTCGTCTGCCATCCGCCAAAGACAACCGTCCGTTAAAATTTGAAGAGTTTGAGGATCATGTAAATCAAATCGTCTATGTATCAGCAACGCCAGGACCTTACGAGATCGAACACACGCCGCATATGACAGAACAAATTATCCGCCCGACCGGCCTGCTTGATCCGACAGTGGATGTCCGCCCGATTGAAGGACAGATCGATGATTTATTGAATGAAATTAACGAACGAACTGCTCGGAACGAGCGGGTGCTTGTGACTACATTGACGAAGAAAATGTCCGAGGATTTAACAGATTATTTAAAGGAGATTGGTATAAAAGTTCAATACTTGCATTCGGAAATTAAGACGCTTGAACGGATAGAGATCATTCGTGATCTCCGGCTTGGCAAATTTGATGTGCTTGTTGGCATTAACTTGCTGAGAGAGGGACTGGATATTCCTGAAGTATCACTTGTAGCTATATTGGATGCTGATAAAGAAGGTTTCCTTCGCTCTGAGCGTTCACTTATCCAGACGATGGGTCGGGCAGCTCGCAATGCTGGCGGGCACGTCATTATGTACGCAGATAAAGTAACGGACTCGATGGCTAAAGCCATAGAAGAAACAAAACGGCGCCGGGAGATTCAGCAAACATATAACGAAGAGCATGGCATTACACCGCAGACCATTCAAAAAGATATTCGTGATGTTATTCGGGCCACCCACGCTGCTGAAGAAGTGGAGAGCTATGAAACAGCAGCTTCTAAGAAAAAACTTACACCTCAAGAGAGAAATCGCCTAATTGCCAACATGGAAAGCGAGATGAAAGCAGCAGCCAAAGCGCTTGATTTCGAATTGGCTGCCCAGCTGCGCGACGCATTGCTAGAGTTGAAATCGGAAGGATGA
- the uvrA gene encoding excinuclease ABC subunit UvrA, which produces MGIDKITVKGARAHNLKNIDITIPRDKLVVLTGLSGSGKSSLAFDTIYAEGQRRYVESLSAYARQFLGQMDKPDVDAIEGLSPAISIDQKTTSRNPRSTVGTVTEIYDYLRLLFARIGHPFCPVHGVEITSQTIEQMVDRIMQYEDRTKLQVLAPIVSGRKGTHVKVFEDIKRQGYVRVRVDGEMREVEEEIELEKNKKHSIEVVIDRVVVKEGIESRLADSLEAALKLGEGNVIIDVIGREELLFSEHHACPHCGFSIGELEPRMFSFNSPFGACPTCDGLGSKLKVDVDLVIPNPDLSLKEHAIAPWEPTSSQYYPQLLEAVCRHYGIPMDVPVKDLSKEQLEKILNGSGRDRIHFRYENDFGQIRENHIIFEGVLTNIERRYKETSSDFIREQMEKYMREQKCPTCKGYRLKKESLAVKINGLHISEVTDFSIEEVKQFFADLSLTEKETQIAQLILREICERLGFLVDVGLDYLTLSRSAGTLSGGEAQRIRLATQIGSRLTGVLYILDEPSIGLHQRDNDRLISTMQNMRDIGNTLIVVEHDEDTMMAADYLIDVGPGAGVHGGQIVSAGTPEEVMNDPASLTGQYLSGKKFIPLPAERRKSDGRWVEVTGAKENNLRNVKVKFPLGTFIAVTGVSGSGKSTLINDILHKALAQKLQRSKQRPGKYGTIKGIEHLDKVIDIDQSPIGRTPRSNPATYTGVFDDIRDVFATTNEAKVRGYKKGRFSFNVKGGRCEACRGDGIIKIEMHFLPDVYVPCEVCHGKRYNRETLEVKYKGKNIADVLAMTVEDALEFFENIPKIKRKLQTIADVGLGYIKLGQPATTLSGGEAQRVKLASELHRRSTGRSFYILDEPTTGLHVDDISRLLTVLQRLVENGDTVLVIEHNLDVIKTADYIIDLGPEGGDKGGTIVAVGTPEEVAEAEGSYTGRYLHRVLAREREREQYIES; this is translated from the coding sequence ATGGGAATAGATAAAATTACTGTAAAAGGGGCAAGAGCGCATAACTTAAAAAATATTGATATTACCATCCCGCGGGACAAGCTCGTCGTTTTGACGGGCCTGTCTGGATCGGGGAAATCATCGCTGGCGTTCGACACAATTTATGCGGAGGGACAGCGCCGCTATGTGGAATCTTTATCTGCGTACGCCCGCCAATTTCTTGGACAAATGGATAAGCCAGATGTTGATGCTATTGAAGGGCTGTCCCCGGCTATTTCTATTGATCAAAAGACGACAAGCCGGAATCCCCGTTCAACGGTTGGAACTGTTACGGAAATCTATGATTATTTACGTCTATTGTTTGCTCGTATTGGCCATCCGTTTTGTCCAGTTCATGGGGTCGAAATTACCTCTCAGACGATCGAGCAGATGGTAGACCGCATTATGCAATATGAAGACCGGACGAAACTGCAGGTGCTGGCTCCTATTGTTTCCGGCCGTAAAGGCACACACGTGAAAGTGTTTGAGGACATTAAACGGCAAGGATATGTCCGTGTGCGTGTAGACGGAGAAATGCGAGAAGTAGAGGAAGAAATTGAACTTGAAAAAAATAAAAAGCATTCTATTGAAGTAGTTATTGACCGTGTTGTTGTTAAAGAAGGCATTGAATCAAGGTTGGCTGATTCTCTTGAGGCCGCTTTAAAGCTTGGTGAGGGCAATGTAATTATCGATGTTATTGGCCGCGAGGAATTATTGTTCTCAGAGCATCACGCCTGTCCGCATTGCGGATTTTCCATTGGAGAACTGGAACCGCGCATGTTTTCTTTTAACAGTCCATTCGGAGCTTGCCCGACGTGTGATGGACTTGGGTCTAAATTAAAAGTAGATGTTGATCTTGTCATTCCTAATCCTGATTTGAGTTTAAAAGAACATGCGATTGCCCCATGGGAACCGACAAGTTCTCAATATTATCCACAACTGCTGGAAGCGGTCTGCCGCCATTATGGCATCCCTATGGATGTACCAGTAAAGGATTTATCGAAAGAGCAGCTTGAAAAGATTTTAAATGGCTCTGGACGGGATCGCATTCATTTCCGTTATGAAAATGATTTTGGTCAAATTCGCGAAAACCATATTATTTTCGAGGGAGTTCTTACTAACATTGAGCGCCGATATAAAGAAACAAGCTCGGATTTTATTCGGGAGCAAATGGAGAAATACATGAGGGAGCAAAAATGTCCGACATGTAAGGGCTACCGTTTGAAAAAAGAAAGTCTCGCCGTCAAAATTAATGGCCTGCATATTAGCGAAGTAACCGACTTTTCAATTGAAGAAGTGAAGCAGTTTTTCGCGGATCTGTCCCTGACAGAAAAAGAAACGCAGATTGCTCAATTAATCTTACGGGAGATCTGTGAACGGCTTGGTTTCTTAGTCGATGTCGGTCTTGATTACCTGACATTAAGCCGCTCAGCCGGTACGCTTTCAGGCGGGGAAGCGCAGCGGATTCGTCTTGCTACCCAAATTGGTTCGCGGCTGACAGGTGTTCTTTACATTCTTGATGAGCCATCAATCGGTCTGCACCAGCGGGACAACGATCGCCTGATCAGCACGATGCAAAATATGCGCGACATCGGTAATACATTAATCGTTGTCGAACATGACGAGGATACGATGATGGCAGCCGATTATTTAATAGATGTAGGACCGGGTGCTGGCGTACATGGTGGGCAGATTGTTTCAGCAGGTACGCCAGAAGAGGTGATGAATGATCCAGCCTCGCTGACCGGCCAATACTTATCAGGGAAGAAATTTATCCCGCTGCCGGCAGAACGCCGCAAGTCGGATGGACGATGGGTTGAGGTGACCGGGGCAAAAGAGAACAATTTACGCAATGTAAAAGTTAAATTCCCGCTTGGAACATTTATTGCTGTTACAGGCGTTTCTGGTTCAGGTAAAAGTACGTTAATCAATGATATTCTGCATAAAGCACTTGCTCAAAAGCTGCAGCGTTCCAAACAAAGGCCAGGTAAGTATGGGACAATCAAGGGGATTGAACACCTTGACAAAGTGATTGATATTGACCAGTCACCGATCGGGCGGACCCCGCGCTCAAATCCAGCCACATACACAGGTGTGTTTGACGATATTCGCGACGTATTTGCTACGACGAATGAAGCGAAAGTTCGGGGCTATAAAAAAGGTCGTTTCAGCTTTAATGTCAAGGGTGGCCGCTGTGAAGCTTGCCGCGGTGACGGGATTATTAAAATTGAAATGCATTTCCTGCCGGATGTGTATGTACCGTGTGAAGTCTGCCATGGCAAGCGTTATAACCGTGAAACGCTTGAAGTGAAATATAAAGGCAAAAACATCGCTGATGTGCTCGCTATGACAGTCGAAGATGCGCTTGAGTTTTTTGAGAATATCCCTAAAATCAAGCGCAAGCTGCAAACCATCGCTGATGTTGGTCTTGGTTATATTAAGCTGGGCCAGCCGGCAACGACGCTGTCAGGAGGGGAGGCGCAGCGCGTAAAACTCGCTTCTGAATTGCATCGCCGTTCGACCGGACGTTCATTTTATATCTTGGATGAGCCGACGACGGGTCTTCATGTAGATGATATTTCCCGCCTGCTAACTGTTTTACAGCGCCTTGTCGAAAATGGTGATACTGTTCTCGTCATTGAGCATAATCTCGATGTGATTAAGACAGCCGATTATATCATCGATCTTGGACCTGAAGGTGGCGATAAGGGGGGAACCATTGTTGCAGTCGGTACACCTGAGGAAGTTGCAGAAGCAGAAGGGTCATATACCGGCCGTTATTTGCATAGAGTGTTAGCGCGCGAACGAGAAAGAGAGCAGTACATCGAAAGCTGA
- a CDS encoding phage holin family protein — translation MNWIIGILVNAVLFIAISGYFSGLHVDNFSSAVIASFILSILNMIVRPLLVLFTLPITFLTLGLFLFVINAITLLLTDNIMGSAFDIAGFGMALFIAVIMALVNLILQVTVFKKNK, via the coding sequence ATGAATTGGATTATAGGCATTTTAGTGAATGCAGTGTTGTTTATTGCCATTTCAGGCTATTTTTCGGGACTGCATGTAGATAATTTTTCATCAGCGGTTATCGCCAGTTTTATCTTATCAATCCTAAATATGATTGTTCGGCCGCTGCTTGTTCTTTTTACTTTGCCTATTACCTTTTTAACACTCGGGCTGTTTCTATTTGTTATCAATGCTATCACCTTGCTTTTAACAGACAATATTATGGGATCGGCGTTTGACATTGCCGGTTTTGGAATGGCATTGTTCATTGCGGTGATTATGGCATTAGTCAATCTTATCCTTCAGGTGACAGTATTTAAAAAAAATAAATAA
- the hprK gene encoding HPr(Ser) kinase/phosphatase, with translation MAKVRTSDLLENLDLELISGEDGIHRPIITSDLSRPGLELAGFFDYYPKERVQLLGMTELTFFQKLHPDEKLERMERLCDDQTPAIIISRELEVPKELIEASERHAVPVMKSKLTTTRLSSKLTNYLERMLAPTTAVHGVLVDIYGVGVLITGQSGVGKSEAALDLVKRGHRLVADDCVEIRQEDNDTLVGSAPELIEHLLEIRGLGIINIMTLFGASAIRSTKRITLNVHLELWNSKKQYDRLGIEEDKLKIIDTEITKITIPVRPGRNIAVIIEVAAMNFRLKRLGINTAKDFTDKLANVISERDTDFM, from the coding sequence GTGGCTAAAGTGCGTACATCTGATTTGCTAGAAAACCTAGACTTGGAGCTAATTAGCGGTGAAGACGGCATCCATCGTCCGATTATAACGAGCGATCTTTCTCGCCCAGGACTTGAGCTTGCCGGCTTTTTTGATTATTATCCAAAAGAGCGTGTGCAGCTGCTTGGCATGACAGAGCTGACCTTTTTTCAAAAGCTTCATCCAGATGAAAAGCTGGAGAGAATGGAAAGGCTATGTGATGACCAGACACCAGCAATTATTATCTCACGTGAACTGGAAGTGCCGAAAGAATTAATTGAAGCTTCTGAACGGCATGCAGTCCCCGTAATGAAGTCAAAACTGACTACTACAAGGCTCTCCAGCAAACTGACGAATTACTTGGAAAGAATGTTGGCACCGACAACAGCCGTTCATGGTGTGCTTGTTGATATTTATGGTGTAGGCGTGCTCATTACCGGGCAAAGTGGTGTCGGTAAAAGTGAGGCCGCCCTTGATCTCGTTAAAAGAGGGCATCGCCTCGTGGCCGATGACTGTGTAGAGATCCGCCAGGAAGACAACGATACGCTTGTCGGCAGCGCACCGGAACTTATTGAGCATTTACTTGAGATTCGCGGGCTCGGCATTATTAATATCATGACCTTATTTGGCGCGAGTGCTATTAGGAGTACAAAAAGAATTACCCTGAATGTCCACTTGGAGCTGTGGAATTCTAAAAAACAATATGACCGTCTGGGCATTGAGGAAGACAAGCTGAAAATAATTGACACGGAAATCACAAAAATCACTATTCCTGTCCGTCCAGGCAGAAATATAGCCGTTATTATTGAAGTAGCCGCAATGAATTTCCGCTTAAAACGTCTGGGAATTAATACAGCGAAGGATTTTACAGATAAGCTAGCCAATGTCATCAGTGAGCGCGACACTGATTTTATGTAA
- a CDS encoding DUF4097 domain-containing protein, producing MNEEKKRILEMVEAGLISASEGLTLLEALDKEPSQQARKERRDNFFDELLNLGQKLTGSGEKQSEQSHSQADSSVNQPKDKLFQFVQSTVQKLKDFEFPLGKTVEFTHTFQENDFLPKRIKAETASGSFTIKPWQENGVKAECQIKMYGADSEDEARESFIKNSVFYAREDKLSFSVGLKLMKVDTVLYVPEAAINNISVKLFNGSFSMRDMEVQDLEVKTANGKIEVKKSQVNEFEAETGNGQVYFIDCEARKVEASSFNGAVHVVGSVGYTEIKSFNGNVLCDLKSDAAHTVKAQAVTGNIEIYVPEHMAMKGILRTNLGSLHLPETGLKKVTEKEEMVQKLIRFESEKETLGQVTIEAETKTGSVSVKTTAFHENDNSGDDEPPSIFEGK from the coding sequence ATGAACGAAGAGAAAAAAAGAATTTTGGAAATGGTAGAAGCAGGCTTAATTTCAGCAAGTGAAGGGTTAACCTTGCTGGAGGCGCTTGATAAGGAGCCTTCCCAGCAGGCCCGTAAAGAGCGCAGAGATAATTTCTTTGATGAATTGCTCAACTTGGGCCAAAAGTTGACTGGCAGCGGAGAAAAGCAAAGTGAGCAATCACATAGCCAAGCAGACAGTTCTGTTAACCAGCCGAAAGACAAGCTGTTTCAATTTGTTCAGTCCACTGTACAAAAATTAAAAGACTTTGAGTTTCCACTTGGAAAAACAGTAGAATTCACTCACACATTCCAAGAAAATGATTTTTTACCGAAGCGCATTAAGGCAGAGACTGCAAGCGGCAGCTTCACTATTAAGCCTTGGCAGGAAAATGGGGTAAAAGCAGAGTGCCAGATCAAGATGTACGGGGCGGATAGTGAGGATGAAGCGCGGGAGTCATTTATTAAAAATAGTGTCTTTTACGCACGTGAAGATAAGCTCTCATTCTCAGTCGGTTTAAAACTGATGAAAGTTGATACGGTTTTGTATGTGCCTGAAGCGGCTATTAACAACATTTCTGTCAAGTTGTTTAATGGGTCATTTAGCATGCGTGATATGGAAGTGCAGGATCTCGAGGTAAAAACAGCAAACGGCAAAATTGAAGTAAAGAAATCACAAGTAAATGAATTTGAAGCAGAAACAGGTAATGGCCAAGTTTATTTTATTGACTGTGAAGCAAGGAAAGTAGAAGCCAGTTCCTTTAATGGAGCCGTTCACGTAGTCGGTTCTGTTGGCTACACGGAGATTAAGTCATTTAACGGAAATGTGCTTTGCGATTTAAAGTCTGATGCAGCCCATACAGTAAAAGCCCAAGCTGTGACCGGCAATATTGAAATATATGTGCCTGAACATATGGCAATGAAAGGGATTTTACGCACAAATCTCGGCTCTTTACATCTTCCTGAAACGGGGCTGAAAAAAGTAACGGAAAAAGAGGAAATGGTTCAGAAGCTTATTCGTTTTGAAAGTGAAAAGGAAACACTTGGGCAAGTGACGATCGAGGCAGAAACGAAAACGGGATCTGTTTCTGTCAAGACAACAGCTTTTCATGAAAACGATAATAGCGGAGATGATGAACCACCGTCTATTTTTGAAGGTAAGTGA
- the lgt gene encoding prolipoprotein diacylglyceryl transferase, which translates to MEGYPLDPIAIAIGPLQVHWYGLIIGLGIALGFYLAVKEGDRLGLPKDTFADLLIWAIPIAIISARIYYVLFQWEYYSQHPGDIIKIWNGGIAIHGALIGAVVTTVIFSKVKRVSFWKLADIAAPSIILGQAIGRWGNFMNQEAHGGEVTRSFLEGLHLPDFIINQMYIDGHYYHPTFLYESIWNFVGLILLLSLRKVNLKRGELFLSYVIWYSIGRFFIEGLRTDSLMLTDSLRIAQVISLVLLVSAVLILLIRRRQKGKQLPYNSLVNE; encoded by the coding sequence ATGGAAGGCTATCCGCTTGATCCGATTGCGATCGCGATTGGGCCGCTTCAGGTTCATTGGTACGGTCTCATTATCGGTCTTGGTATTGCACTCGGTTTTTATTTAGCTGTAAAAGAAGGCGACCGGCTTGGGTTGCCAAAAGATACATTTGCCGATTTGCTGATTTGGGCCATCCCGATTGCTATTATTTCAGCACGTATTTATTATGTTTTATTTCAATGGGAATACTATTCCCAGCATCCGGGAGACATCATTAAAATTTGGAATGGCGGAATTGCCATCCATGGTGCGTTAATCGGTGCAGTTGTTACCACTGTTATTTTTTCGAAAGTCAAACGTGTTTCGTTCTGGAAGCTGGCTGATATAGCGGCCCCCAGCATCATTTTAGGGCAAGCAATTGGCCGCTGGGGAAACTTTATGAATCAGGAGGCCCATGGCGGCGAAGTGACAAGGTCTTTTTTAGAGGGCCTGCACTTGCCTGACTTTATTATTAATCAAATGTATATAGACGGTCATTACTATCACCCGACTTTTTTGTATGAATCGATATGGAATTTTGTCGGTTTGATATTGCTGTTAAGCTTGCGGAAAGTGAATTTAAAGCGGGGAGAATTGTTTTTATCTTACGTTATTTGGTACTCCATCGGGCGTTTCTTTATTGAAGGACTCCGGACAGATAGTCTGATGCTGACTGATTCACTGAGGATTGCTCAGGTGATTTCACTTGTCCTTTTAGTATCAGCTGTCCTTATTTTGCTTATCCGCCGCAGGCAAAAAGGCAAACAGCTGCCTTACAATAGTTTAGTGAATGAATGA
- the ppaX gene encoding pyrophosphatase PpaX gives MTKITTLLFDLDGTLINTNELIISSFLHTLNHYFPEQYKREDVYPFMGPTLVETFSSIDAERVEEMVTRYRTFNLENHDLLVTEFDGVYETIRTLKENNFKLAIVSTKLRDTVIKGLKLTNLYPFFDTIVALDDVTHPKPHPEPLLKALQEVGSQPEEAMMIGDNFHDIEGGKNAGTLTAGVAWSVKGKEFLQSFQPDYMLDAMPDLLDIVKIGVPEK, from the coding sequence ATGACAAAAATAACAACATTGCTTTTTGATTTGGATGGTACCCTTATTAATACAAATGAATTAATTATTTCTTCTTTTTTGCATACGTTGAATCATTATTTTCCTGAACAATATAAACGTGAAGACGTTTATCCATTTATGGGACCCACTCTCGTTGAAACGTTTTCCAGTATTGATGCTGAACGTGTAGAAGAAATGGTGACTCGCTACCGAACATTTAATCTTGAGAACCATGATTTGCTCGTCACTGAATTTGACGGTGTATATGAAACAATTCGTACATTGAAAGAAAATAATTTTAAGCTCGCTATCGTTTCAACCAAGCTGCGAGACACAGTCATTAAAGGGCTTAAATTAACTAACTTATATCCATTTTTTGATACGATTGTAGCTTTAGACGATGTCACTCATCCGAAACCACATCCAGAACCGTTATTAAAAGCATTACAGGAGGTTGGTTCTCAGCCAGAGGAAGCGATGATGATCGGCGATAACTTCCACGACATTGAAGGGGGAAAAAATGCCGGTACCCTAACAGCTGGTGTAGCCTGGTCTGTTAAAGGAAAAGAGTTTTTGCAGTCTTTTCAGCCGGATTATATGCTCGATGCGATGCCTGATCTTTTAGATATTGTAAAGATCGGGGTACCGGAAAAGTGA
- a CDS encoding nucleoside recognition domain-containing protein: MGNTLRNGLFSGVKTTWLLGKIIFPITLIVTLLQYTPILPWLMNAISPVMRIFGLSGDASIPLVLGNFLNLYAAIGAILSLDLTVKEVFILAVMLSFSHNLFIESSVAARVGVKLPVILAVRLGLAVASALIINLVWRGGSGIAQYGMAPPLQAEPNGWGEIFMLGLEKAGYGIFQLALIVMPLMLAIQILKDLKWLDAFSRWMAPVTRLLGMKENTSMTLASGLLFGLALGSAVMIQAVKEDGVSGRDVTLAMIFLVACHAVVEDTVIFMPLGITGWPLLALFLIRLVTAILLTLVVSSLWKPTELVQRKEAKLS; encoded by the coding sequence ATGGGGAACACGTTAAGAAACGGTCTGTTTTCAGGGGTAAAAACAACATGGCTGCTCGGTAAAATTATTTTTCCAATTACCCTCATTGTCACGCTGCTCCAATATACACCGATATTGCCGTGGCTGATGAATGCGATCAGCCCAGTTATGCGGATATTTGGATTATCAGGTGATGCTTCCATTCCGCTTGTGCTCGGCAACTTTTTAAATTTATATGCGGCCATTGGAGCCATTTTATCATTGGATTTGACAGTTAAAGAAGTGTTCATTTTAGCTGTCATGCTGTCTTTTTCACACAATCTGTTTATTGAATCAAGCGTGGCTGCTCGGGTTGGCGTAAAATTGCCCGTCATTTTAGCAGTAAGGCTAGGGCTTGCGGTTGCATCCGCCCTGATTATTAACTTGGTTTGGCGTGGAGGGAGTGGCATAGCGCAATATGGTATGGCTCCGCCGCTGCAGGCAGAACCCAATGGCTGGGGGGAAATTTTCATGCTTGGTCTTGAAAAAGCAGGGTATGGCATTTTTCAGCTGGCTTTAATTGTTATGCCCTTGATGCTCGCTATCCAAATTTTAAAGGACTTAAAGTGGCTTGATGCCTTTTCGCGCTGGATGGCTCCTGTGACCCGTTTACTTGGAATGAAAGAAAATACGTCTATGACATTGGCATCCGGCTTGCTTTTCGGACTCGCGCTCGGATCTGCTGTCATGATTCAAGCGGTGAAAGAGGATGGGGTAAGCGGCAGGGATGTGACGCTTGCAATGATTTTCCTAGTAGCATGCCATGCAGTCGTAGAAGATACGGTAATATTCATGCCGCTCGGTATTACAGGTTGGCCATTACTCGCTCTATTTTTAATTCGCTTAGTTACAGCTATTCTACTGACGCTTGTTGTGTCTTCCCTATGGAAGCCGACTGAATTGGTTCAAAGAAAGGAAGCAAAACTATCATGA
- a CDS encoding N-acetylmuramoyl-L-alanine amidase, which produces MKIMIDAGHGYSTPGKRTPDGMKEFEFNRSVAILIRKKLEERGASITFSHSDTEDVLLDRRVWKANNWKADLFLSIHANAYGNDWNNANGIETFIHSSRPKQAETVATAIQKRLVALTGRKNRGVKTANFYILKKTLMPAVLVEAGFMTHAEEARLLRTDTYRELCARGIVEAIEKIYKLSIR; this is translated from the coding sequence ATGAAAATTATGATCGATGCGGGGCATGGCTATTCTACTCCAGGCAAAAGAACGCCGGATGGCATGAAGGAATTTGAATTTAACCGAAGTGTGGCTATCTTGATTAGAAAAAAGCTGGAGGAAAGAGGAGCAAGTATCACTTTCTCTCACTCAGACACAGAAGATGTCCTCCTCGATAGAAGGGTGTGGAAAGCAAACAACTGGAAAGCCGATCTCTTTCTATCCATCCATGCAAATGCTTATGGAAACGACTGGAATAACGCTAATGGTATTGAAACGTTTATCCATTCTTCACGCCCCAAACAGGCAGAAACTGTAGCAACAGCCATCCAGAAACGCCTGGTTGCGCTCACGGGACGTAAAAACCGTGGGGTAAAGACCGCAAACTTCTATATACTCAAAAAGACTCTCATGCCAGCTGTTCTTGTGGAAGCAGGATTCATGACCCACGCTGAAGAAGCACGCCTTCTGCGAACAGACACGTATAGAGAACTATGCGCCCGTGGAATAGTCGAAGCTATAGAAAAAATATATAAGCTGTCTATTCGCTAA